From the genome of Etheostoma spectabile isolate EspeVRDwgs_2016 chromosome 10, UIUC_Espe_1.0, whole genome shotgun sequence, one region includes:
- the irg1l gene encoding immunoresponsive gene 1, like — translation MDMALLLALPCSSQPSVIALDYIKQVSIRKAPPSFQQPVDCKPTASERKKKEEQQLTEAMISKLQKTIRPVWAVRGLHESAVKVLKRLAPEDTVTASFGKFISEVKPQHLSSVVLHRSKRMVLDSIGVGVIGSTTDVFELALQHCQHMYAPDDISSVYGRRGTRLSPTLAAFVNGVATHSMDFDDTWHPATHPSGAVLPAVLALSDMMSANSKPSGLDFLLAFNIGVEIQGRLMRFSNEAHNIPKRFHPPTVVGTMGSAAACARLLSLSPSQCSHALAIATSLSGAPMANAATQSKPLHIGNAARLGLEAAVLASKGLEASSLVLDAVTGVAGFNAFYEDYVPQPLELPNDGGHTFLLEEQDMGFKRFPAHLGMHWVADAAASIHKILVGFGPGTVSPAQVQDILLRVPKSKYINRPFPESEHEARHSFQFNACSALLDGEVTVQSFTPAALRRPDLLALLSRVRMEHPQDNPANFNSMYGEVQVTLVGGDILKGHCDTFYGHWRNPLTNESLRKKFRNNAGAVLPSEKVEMLIDVVDELDRLGDCRALLSLLQ, via the exons ATGGATATGGCTCTATTGCTGGCCCTGCCCTGTTCCTCCCAGCCCAGTGTCATAGCCCTGGACTATATAAAACAGGTCTCAATCCGAAAAGCACCACCATCCTTTCAACAACCTGTTGACTGCAAACCTACTGCatctgagagaaagaaaaaagaagagcaaCAACTAACTGAAGCTATGATCTCCAAATTACAG AAAACCATTAGACCAGTGTGGGCTGTCAGAGGACTGCATGAATCTGCAGTAAAAG TCTTGAAGCGCCTGGCCCCTGAAGACACAGTCACAGCCAGCTTTGGGAAGTTCATCAGTGAAGTAAAGCCCCAGCACCTGTCCTCTGTGGTGCTCCACCGCAGCAAAAGGATGGTGCTGGACAGCATTGGAGTTGGTGTGATTGGCAGCACAACAGACGTGTTTGAGCTGGCTCTGCAGCACTGCCAG CACATGTATGCCCCTGATGACATCAGCTCTGTGTACGGACGCAGGGGCACCCGGCTCTCCCCGACACTGGCAGCTTTCGTCAATGGAGTGGCT acTCACTCCATGGACTTTGATGATACATGGCACCCTGCCACTCATCCCTCAGGAGCAGTCCTTCCTGCTGTGTTGGCACTCAGTGACATGATGTCTGCTAACAGCAAACCTAGTGGCCTGGACTTCCTGCTGGCATTCAACATCGGCGTTGAGATCCAGGGCAGATTGATGAGGTTCTCTAATGAGGCGCACAACATCCCCAAGAG GTTTCACCCTCCTACTGTGGTGGGGACCATGGGAAGTGCAGCCGCCTGTGCTCGCCTCTTGTCTTTGTCTCCCTCCCAGTGCAGTCATGCCTTGGCTATAGCTACTTCTCTATCTGGAGCCCCGATGGCTAATGCTGCCACTCAGTCTAAACCGCTCCACATCGGTAATGCCGCACGATTGGGACTGGAGGCTGCTGTGCTAGCATCCAAAGGCCTAGAGGCGAGTTCTCTGGTCCTGGATGCTGTCACTGGTGTGGCTGGTTTCAATGCTTTTTATGAAGACTATGTACCGCAGCCTTTAGAATTACCCAATGATGGCGGCCATACGTTCCTACTAGAGGAGCAAGACATGGGCTTCAAGCGCTTCCCTGCCCATCTAGGGATGCACTGGGTAGCAGATGCTGCGGCCTCAATCCATAAGATTCTTGTGGGATTTGGCCCTGGCACTGTCTCCCCAGCTCAAGTGCAAGACATCCTGCTCAGAGTCCCCAAATCAAAGTACATCAACAGGCCTTTCCCTGAATCTGAGCATGAGGCACGCCACTCCTTCCAATTCAATGCTTGCAGTGCTCTCCTGGATGGGGAGGTGACTGTGCAGTCTTTCACACCCGCTGCCTTAAGACGCCCTGACCTACTCGCTCTGCTGAGCCGTGTTCGCATGGAGCATCCCCAAGACAACCCAGCTAATTTTAACAGTATGTATGGTGAAGTCCAGGTGACACTGGTTGGGGGAGACATTCTGAAGGGACACTGTGACACCTTCTACGGTCACTGGCGCAACCCGCTAACCAATGAGAGCCTGAGGAAGAAGTTCAGAAACAACGCAGGGGCCGTGCTTCCCTCAGAGAAGGTTGAGATGCTGATTGACGTGGTGGACGAGCTGGACAGACTTGGGGACTGCAGGGCCCTTCTCTCACTGCTGCAATGA
- the si:ch211-153b23.3 gene encoding uncharacterized protein si:ch211-153b23.3 isoform X1 yields MATSDGFPASFYGEPGVLGMLSNGISAFLVLLQNFNTAHTGNAPVGVENILAGVHLILIGGICQLVAGLISFRRYDHLSGTAFIGYAALWGSYGATRIYFGTLDETPATASMPHQTMNNLSLCTNMMSNMSLNATTKIPVSHLLLSIKESAIAGLVPYILLSFLLAFCSATVNYIMPVVFGAITATLVFEAVGLVANSWALVLSGVMELLILIFAIYGSAALLVKGLTQRLVLKGFGTPLFNVLLLGTPNSASAQSIGQEKKKNTKYAEPVALGFFCDTVASFIFAFYSFGYMKSFYLGAAWVSIVTVAQLFSSYYAHLRQDCYHTTKFGLHATYWLIKAWDEFVVSSLVVEDINVASGRVIMVGNWFFRWQAWCSVWEA; encoded by the exons ATGGCAACATCAGATGGGTTTCCAGCCAGTTTCTATGGTGAACCAGGAGTGTTAGGCATGTTATCCAATGGGATAAGTGCATTCCTCGTACTTCTACAGAACTTCAATACAGCTCACACTGGTAATGCACCGGTCGGGGTGGAAAACATACTTGCAG GTGTTCATCTCATTTTGATTGGTGGTATATGCCAACTGGTGGCTGGACTGATTTCCTTTAGAAGATACGATCATCTGAGTGGCACTGCGTTCATTGGCTATGCTGCTCTTTGGGGCAGTTATGGTGCCACTCGAATCTACTTTGGTACCTTAGATGAAACTCCTGCAACAGCATCAATGCCACATCAGACGATGAACAATTTGTCCCTGTGCACTAACATGATGAGCAACATGTCTCTCAATGCCACCACAAAGATTCCAGTTAGCCATTTATTGCTGTCCATAAAAGAGTCAGCAATCGCTGGTCTGGTCCCTTATATCCTTCTGTCCTTTCTCCTAGCCTTCTGCTCTGCCACAGTTAATTACATCATGCCTGTTGTTTTTGGGGCCATCACAGCCACCTTAGTTTTTGAAGCAGTGGGTCTGGTAGCGAACTCCTGGGCTCTGGTGCTCTCTGGGGTTATGGAGTTGCTCATTCTGATTTTTGCCATCTATGGTTCAGCTGCACTGCTTGTAAAAGGTCTGACTCAACGTCTAGTCCTCAAAGGCTTTGGTACCCCCCTTTTTAATGTTCTGTTGCTAGGGACCCCCAACTCAGCAAGCGCTCAGAGCATTGgccaggagaagaagaaaaacacaaaatatgcaGAGCCAGTGGCCTTGGGTTTCTTCTGTGACACTGTTGCCTCTTTCATCTTTGCTTTCTACAGCTTTGGGTACATGAAGTCCTTTTACTTAGGAGCTGCATGGGTCTCAATCGTCACAGTAGCCCAGCTGTTCTCCAGCTACTATGCCCATCTGCGCCAAGACTGTTACCACACCACTAAGTTTGGTCTTCACGCCACATATTGGCTGATCAAAGCTTGGGATGAATTTGTGGTATCTTCTCTGGTTGTGGAGGACATTAATGTGGCCTCAGGTAGGGTAATAATGGTGGGAAATTGGTTCTTTAGGTGGCAAGCGTGGTGCTCTGTGTGGGAAGCCTGA
- the si:ch211-153b23.3 gene encoding uncharacterized protein si:ch211-153b23.3 isoform X2, protein MLFLLLTLSTIPQIPIQGYYIFFGVACSLFTAASLYGIFSRLINTIAEKSLIPVGPQPISSDQLMKALKCCRAEQGDQEPLPQTDQGSDALFYLSNGVAALSALHASSSRTNSTFLHLTIPWVLISGAIIQVYVSRLQVTGGGRFGSVISSIYVVVWATWTWFRFAGDMLQLSTDEAYGFTAGAIALLVINAFLMLIAANRNLVLLFLTAVMEVVLVCFLLSTLQQLPYQLEIAMLALLSIICIYGVLASLLNCIFSQRLLPMGPPLIKEKVKQESAPDSPCPVANSRLTSGLLKIAGLLKEGGVCGIPTDTVYALAASCKSPQAIERIYNIKDRPAEKPSAFAS, encoded by the exons ATGTTGTTTCTCCTCCTTACGCTCTCAACAATCCCCCAGATTCCTATCCAGGGATACTACATCTTCTTTGGTGTAGCATGCTCCCTGTTCACCGCAGCCTCCCTGTATGGCATTTTCTCGCGTCTCATCAACACCATAGCAGAGAAGTCTCTAATCCCTGTAGGACCACAGCCCATCTCCTCTGACCAGTTGATGAAGGCTTTGAAGTGCTGCAGGGCCGAGCAGGGGGACCAAGAACCACTACCTCAAACTGACCAGGGTTCAGACGCCCTGTTCTATCTTTCAAATGGGGTTGCAGCTCTCTCAGCTCTTCATGCAAGTTCATCCAGGACAAACTCCACCTTTCTTCATCTGACCATCCCTTGGGTCCTCATCTCTGGAGCCATCATCCAGGTGTATGTCAGCCGACTGCAGGTCACAGGAGGTGGCCGTTTTGGTTCAGTCATCTCATCCATCTATGTAGTAGTATGGGCAACCTGGACCTGGTTTAGGTTTGCAG gTGACATGCTTCAGCTTTCCACAGATGAAGCTTACGGTTTTACAGCCGGAGCCATTGCTCTCTTGGTCATTAATGCTTTCCTTATGCTGATTG CGGCCAACAGGAACCTGGTTTTGCTGTTTCTAACAGCAGTCATGGAGGTTGTTCTGGTCTGTTTCCTGCTTTCCACTCTGCAGCAACTGCCTTATCAGCTAGAAA TTGCCATGCTGGCACTACTTTCAATAATTTGTATATATGGAGTTCTGGCGTCACTCTTGAACTGCATCTTCTCACAAAGACTGCTACCTATGGGCCCTCCCTTAATAAAG GAGAAAGTGAAGCAGGAATCTGCTCCGGATAGTCCCTGTCCTGTGGCTAATTCCCGACTCACCAGTGGTCTCTTGAAGATCGCTGGCCTTCTGAAAGAAGGAGGAGTGTGTGGTATTCCCACAGACACTGTGTATGCCCTGGCTGCCTCCTGCAAGAGTCCTCAAGCTATAGAGAGAATCTACAATATTAAA GACAGACCAGCAGAGAAGCCATCTGCATTTGCATCCTAA